In one Bdellovibrionota bacterium genomic region, the following are encoded:
- a CDS encoding succinate dehydrogenase/fumarate reductase iron-sulfur subunit, with product MNFTLVVWRQDSKEKEGKFVTYNATDVSADMSFLEMLDYVNEGLTKKNERPIEFDSDCREGICGTCSCMINGQAHGPLRGVTTCQLHMRSFKDGDTIVIEPWRAKALPVIRDLIVDRSAFDRIQQAGGYVSVKTGPQPDGNSILIGKEAADKAMDAAQCIGCAACVAACPNASASLFTAAKVTQFVYLPQGKPEAKTRVMNMVEQHDKEGFGNCTNIGECHAACPKDISIQHIAVMKAEYIKASACDE from the coding sequence ATGAATTTCACACTCGTAGTATGGCGCCAAGATTCTAAAGAAAAAGAAGGTAAGTTTGTCACTTACAATGCGACGGACGTTTCAGCGGATATGTCTTTTTTAGAAATGTTAGATTATGTCAATGAAGGTCTCACCAAGAAAAATGAGCGCCCTATAGAGTTCGATAGTGATTGTAGAGAAGGAATTTGCGGAACTTGCAGCTGTATGATCAACGGTCAAGCTCATGGTCCCTTGAGAGGCGTGACAACTTGCCAACTTCATATGAGATCATTCAAAGATGGTGACACCATTGTTATTGAACCTTGGAGAGCGAAAGCTCTGCCTGTGATTCGTGATTTGATTGTGGATAGAAGTGCTTTTGATAGAATTCAGCAAGCCGGAGGATATGTTTCAGTTAAGACAGGTCCACAGCCAGATGGAAATTCAATTCTAATTGGGAAAGAGGCGGCGGATAAAGCAATGGATGCAGCTCAGTGCATTGGCTGCGCAGCTTGTGTTGCCGCTTGCCCAAATGCTTCCGCATCACTCTTCACTGCTGCTAAGGTGACACAATTTGTTTATTTACCTCAAGGAAAACCTGAGGCTAAAACTAGAGTTATGAATATGGTTGAACAGCATGACAAAGAAGGTTTTGGGAACTGCACAAACATTGGTGAATGCCATGCAGCTTGCCCGAAAGACATTTCGATTCAACATATCGCTGTCATGAAAGCGGAATACATCAAAGCTTCTGCTTGTGATGAATAA